One Pseudonocardia abyssalis DNA segment encodes these proteins:
- a CDS encoding BCCT family transporter — translation MTIQETPHSEEPVSDGPPSDTPATAAADQRHPVDRVIFGIAAVLVIAFIVWGASSTDTLSAVASNVLTGIMNAGGWAFVLAASGFVVFALYLAFSRFGKIPLGRDDEGPEFRTVSWIAMMFSAGMGIGLMFYGVSEPLSHFTSPPPGTVAAGDPAALDIAMATTLFHWTLHPWAIYAVVGLAIAYSTFRRGRRQLISSAFAPLLGEKRTEGPLGKAIDVLAIFATLFGSAASLGLGALQIGAGLQINGFPVPDAIKPLLVGIIAVLTIAFVCSAVTGVAKGIQWLSNINMVLAGVLAVVVFVGGPTILILNLLPTAIGDYVGNLSEMASRTAANGGDPTAEWLAGWTVFYWAWWISWTPFVGMFIARISRGRSIRQFVTGVILIPSAVSLVWFAIFGGAAIDQQRSVDPTGTLGLASQSTEGQLFGLLGSMPGGSFLSILAMVLIAIFFVSGADAASVVMGTLSSRGSIEPARWVVIFWGIVMGGIAIIMLIVSPGNEALQGIQNITIIMAAPFAIVMVALCVALTKDLRNDPLMRRDVRSQEAVEQAVDYGTQNYGDAFHLSVKKLPADKAES, via the coding sequence ATGACCATTCAGGAGACACCGCACAGCGAGGAGCCCGTCTCGGACGGGCCACCCTCCGACACCCCGGCGACCGCGGCCGCCGACCAACGCCACCCCGTCGACCGCGTGATCTTCGGCATCGCCGCCGTGCTGGTGATCGCGTTCATCGTCTGGGGCGCGTCGTCCACCGACACGCTCAGCGCCGTCGCCTCGAACGTCCTCACCGGCATCATGAACGCCGGCGGCTGGGCGTTCGTGCTGGCCGCGAGCGGGTTCGTGGTGTTCGCGCTCTACCTGGCGTTCAGCCGGTTCGGCAAGATCCCGCTGGGCCGCGACGACGAGGGGCCGGAGTTCCGGACCGTGTCGTGGATCGCGATGATGTTCAGCGCGGGCATGGGCATCGGCCTCATGTTCTACGGGGTGAGCGAGCCGCTGTCGCACTTCACCTCTCCCCCGCCCGGCACGGTCGCCGCGGGTGACCCGGCGGCTCTCGACATCGCCATGGCCACCACGCTGTTCCACTGGACGCTGCACCCGTGGGCCATCTACGCCGTGGTCGGTCTCGCGATCGCCTACTCCACGTTCCGCCGCGGCCGCCGCCAGCTGATCAGCTCGGCGTTCGCGCCGCTGCTGGGCGAGAAGCGCACCGAGGGCCCGCTGGGCAAGGCCATCGACGTCCTCGCGATCTTCGCGACGCTGTTCGGCTCGGCCGCCTCGCTCGGCCTGGGCGCCCTGCAGATCGGCGCGGGCCTGCAGATCAACGGCTTCCCCGTCCCCGACGCGATCAAGCCGCTGCTCGTGGGGATCATCGCGGTGCTGACGATCGCGTTCGTCTGCTCGGCCGTCACCGGTGTCGCGAAGGGCATCCAGTGGCTGTCCAACATCAACATGGTGCTGGCGGGCGTGCTCGCCGTCGTCGTGTTCGTCGGCGGCCCGACGATCCTGATCCTCAACCTGCTGCCCACCGCGATCGGCGACTACGTCGGCAACCTCTCCGAGATGGCCTCGCGCACCGCGGCCAACGGCGGCGACCCGACGGCCGAGTGGCTGGCCGGCTGGACCGTCTTCTACTGGGCGTGGTGGATCTCCTGGACGCCGTTCGTCGGCATGTTCATCGCCCGGATCAGCCGCGGGCGCTCGATCCGCCAGTTCGTCACCGGCGTCATCCTCATCCCGAGCGCCGTGTCCCTGGTCTGGTTCGCGATCTTCGGCGGGGCGGCGATCGACCAGCAGCGCTCCGTCGACCCGACCGGCACCCTCGGCCTCGCGTCGCAGTCGACCGAGGGCCAGCTGTTCGGGCTCCTCGGCTCGATGCCGGGCGGCAGCTTCCTCAGCATCCTCGCGATGGTGCTGATCGCGATCTTCTTCGTCTCCGGGGCCGACGCCGCGTCCGTCGTCATGGGCACGCTGTCCTCGCGCGGCTCGATCGAGCCCGCCCGCTGGGTGGTGATCTTCTGGGGCATCGTGATGGGCGGCATCGCGATCATCATGTTGATCGTGAGCCCGGGCAACGAGGCACTGCAGGGCATCCAGAACATCACGATCATCATGGCCGCGCCGTTCGCGATCGTGATGGTGGCGCTGTGCGTCGCACTCACCAAGGACCTGCGCAACGACCCCCTGATGCGGCGCGACGTCCGCTCCCAGGAGGCCGTCGAGCAGGCGGTGGACTACGGCACCCAGAACTACGGTGACGCCTTCCACCTGTCGGTGAAGAAGCTGCCCGCCGACAAGGCGGAGAGCTAG